From the genome of Aquila chrysaetos chrysaetos chromosome 8, bAquChr1.4, whole genome shotgun sequence:
agatgggaagggattgggatggggagaggatTGGGATGAGGATGGGGCCTGTCTGAGCTTCCCCTGATGCCTCAATCACCAGTGAGCTGAGCGTGCTGGACCTCAGCCCAGCccctggcaggagctggcaccACCaaccctgccagctcccaggaCTCCCAGTACCCTGGGATAAGGAGCAGGATGGGACCCACttatggggctggggagagggaaggggggggcgggcagTTAAAGATCCCGAATCCTGTCTGTGCTGGAGCGGTAGGTGGACAAAGGTGGGGGGGACAGGCGGCTCatggggaggaaagggacgggatggggacagggaggggacggggacTGGCGGTGGCCCAGGGACAGCAGGATCCGGCCGGGCGGGAACAGCTAATCTGGGCACTGGCGCTGGGTCCGTCCCGAACCCTGGCACTGGCTGGGCTggcaatggggggggggggcagttatATAAGCAGAAGGTTACCCCCTCCCCCaagcccccccaaaaaaacgCCTGGGTCCCTCCAGCTGCCGGCAAGGCggtgtgcctcagtttcccccatTCCCCAGCAGGGTCCCTCTCCTGCTAAATCttgccccctccccacaccGCCCCGTGGGGGGGTCTCAAAaccccctccccgtccccccgAAATGACGCCACTGGGCCAGACCGGGCATTTTATTGCCATACAAAGACCACCGTTTGTACAACTCCACGGAGTGCCCCGCcgtagcccccccccccccccccacccctccacaGCCCCCCCAGGGCCCCATTCGGCCCCAGGCGGGTTTCAGCGCTTCCCATCCTTGCACCCCCTTCTCTTTGCCAGGGAAACGGAGTCGCGCTCGGTGCTGCCGGGAGCCCCCCGAACCGTGGGTACCCCGTCCCCGCCGGCTTCCACGACGCCCGCTGCGGAGTGGGGTCCCAGGCGAGTGGGAGCCCACCCCCACCTGCCCCCACCCTCCCGCGCTGCCTCTTCGGGGCGGCTGAGCGGACCCAGGCGTCTGggtccccccgccgccccccagcatcagcctcctgcccaccccccccctccccaattcccccccccccctttccccatccccacagACACCCTCAACCCCGCTGGGCCTCGTGGGAGAGGGAGCGGGAGAGGGTGCGGGGGACCCCCGCCTTGGCACCGCGGAGGTCCGGGGGGGCGAAGAGGGGTAGGGGCAAGGTGCGGGCGtagggcaggaggtgctgggtCAGGGGCTGCCCCAAGAATCCGAACCGCAGCAGCCCCCAGGGCGAGCGCTGCTCCAGCACCCGCATCTCCCCACGATGCTCCACCGTCTCCCGGCGCTGCTCGTCCACCTCCCGCCGGCACCACCTGGGCACGGGGGGCTCGTGGGGGCGGGAGCCGGGATCCAGCACCCCACGGGGACCCCCGTGTCCTGTTCTGCCCTGCTGCGGCCACCCCACTCCGCGGGGACCCCTGGAGACCCCCCCCACGTCCCACACTACCCCGTGGGgaccaccacccccccccccggaggtGCCCATGACTCCCACGGCCTCACCAACCCCATGGGGACCCTTGGAGACCCTTCAGGACCTGCACAGCCCCacggggacccccccaccccacgggGACCCCTGGAGACTCCCACGTGGATGCCCAGCCTCCCTCAGCCCCGTGAAGACCCCCGTCTCCCCACAGGAACCCCCGAGACCCTCCCAGTTCACCTTGGACACCCACCCCACCTCCCTGGAACTCCCATGACCCCACAGAgaccccctgcagccccccccgccacaTTGCCCATGGGGACCCTTggagccccccccccatagCCCCAAGACCCTATGGAAACCCCACAGCCCTTGGGGACCCTCAATCACCCAGTGGCCCCCTATAGCCCCAGcacccctgcccaccccccccccccccagcagcggcGGTGCCCCTCACCCATCCTCAGGCCGGGTGCTGAGCTCCAGGTCCAGCCATTCGGCACTGAACGTCTCGCGACGTCCCACGTCCTCCTCCCGCACACGACAGCCCAGGCGGGCACCCGAAAGCAGCCCCCCCGCTGCGTACCACCGTACTCGGCACCAGCATGTTgccgctgccccccccacccacccgtCCCGCTTATATGGCCCCGCCGAGGCTATTTTGGGATGTGTTGCTGGCACCGCGGGGACGGGAGGGTGCCAAGGGCCCCCTCGGGGcaagccgggggggggggggggggcagggggtggcacTGGAGACACGTGTGTCAccccgtgtgtgtgtgtccggCCACGCTCAGCCCCATGTGCCCACCGGCCATTTGCCACCCTACGGTGGCAGCCCAGACCCCggtctgtgcccccccccccgtggggACGTGGGGCAGATCCTGCCATCAACGTGATGGCGCAGGCAGGACCCCCTGGCCCTGGTCCAGGGCACGTCTGGCCTTTCCTTGCCCTCCGCGGCGCTGGCACCGTCCCCCGGGACCAGCGAAACACGACGGACCCCGGAGGCGTTAACGGCTTTGCGGGTGCCCGGTGCCAACACGGTGGCCGCGCTACCCTGTGCCACGCGGCCCACGACGGCCGCGGTCCTGCCGCTGCCCTCAAAGGGCCACTGGGGTCCTGTCGCggcgtgtccccccccgccggggACAGGCTGTGCCGGGCGAGCGGGCAGGGGGGTGCTGGCCGTaaggccccccccccaaggctGGGCTATTTGTAGGGGCAACAGATGGGGGCCGCGAACAGACGGGTGCTCGCCGGGCGCCAGCGGCCGGGGCTCACGTGGCTGCGGCCGCTGCCCCGGCAGACGCGGGTCTGCAGCCCCCTCCGGCCGCGGTGGTCCCGCTCCAGGGGACGTTCGGGGAAACCTCTGCCGGGGGTGACCAGCGCGGATGCAGACGCTCCACGCCGATGGCCAGGAGCTGCCGGTGCCACCACGGGATGGGCGACGGTGATGCCCACGGCCAGTGGCCAAAGGAGCCTGGAGGACCCGGTTCTTTCAGCGTGGGGGGGCTTTGGGCTGGCCCCAGCCCCGCGACTGCTCACGATCCGGCTGGGCCAGCGTTCCTCTTCGCTTTTATTCGCTCGGGTTACAAAGGGCATGTGGAAGACAAGGAGCTGCAAACAGTGGAAGGCTTTTAATTCTGACAGGTGCCGGCCGGAGGCGTCACCCCTCACAGGCGTGGGGGGCCGGTGCGGGGGGCAGAGAGCCCAGGGGGGCCTGGCGTGGgtgctcccccctccccgcagcgcTGCCGGCATCTGCCCCCGCGTGCGGGCGGCTTCGCGCTGTTTCCATTTATAGTGCAGAACACGGCACCAGCGCTCACAGGTAGAAAGAAGGCGCAGTCGCCCCcgcattcccccccccccctcctcccacccccccgcaccccccgaAAAGGATAAAAGTCTCCGCTTAAGGCAAATCACATTCTGCCTCCACCCGGAGCTGCAGGTGAGGCGGGGGGGGATGAGCTCAGCCAAGCCCCAGGGGGAAACTTGGGGAGCCCGAAGCACCAGGGAACAGCCCCAGAGGGGTCCCCTGCACGgaccccccatcccctcctgcagATAGCCAGGTGGGGGGCACAGCCCCCGGGGGGAACAACGGATGCGAGCCGGGCAGAAGCTGCGCCTTTGCCCCCACATGCAGAGGGGCAGAGCCCGGCACGGGGCTTCGGCTGGACAGACGGTGATGGGACGGACCCGTGTCCTCACCGTAACGTGGCCTTCTCCTCTGGCCCCTCTTTCTCATCGAACTGGGGCAGAAGTACAGGAGTCTGGGGGTCACAGATGAGCCCCCGACCCCTGCgtgaggggatggggggaggtCGGACCcagaggagggcagggcaggggtttGGCACACAAAAGTCAGTGGTTTCAGGGCCCTGGTTAAGGGGAACCGTGGTGGCAGAAGGAGCTGAGCAAGCCCCGGCCTCATCTCAGCGCTGTTAGTATGGGGCATCCTCCCTGGGGGGGTCACGGTGAGGGCCTGGGGGCCGCAGGGTCCTCTCCCGGCTGTCCCCCggctgcagaggagagagggCAGAGGAATGTCTGGCGAGGGCAGGTCCCCGCTGCTCACGGCTTGCCGGAAAGCTCGCTGACCCGCTGGCGGAGGTGGAAGGCGAACTCAAACATGGTGGCGGCCAGGCTCTGGTGGATCAGGTAACGGGGCAGGCGACCCTGCGGGGAAAGCAGACGAGCACGGAGCCGTGAGTCAAGGCAGCACGGAGGAGGCATCGCTGGGTTCAGGGCTCGGGTCTGCCCCCCATCCCGACCCAGCGGTGTCAGCCAGGGTTGAGGGATGCACGAGCACCGCAGCGGGGAGCTGCCGCTTTCAAGGAGCTTGCTCCGGGGGAGGAACTGAAACACGTTTTGATTTCTCTAAAAAGCCCTGCACGACTCAACCCCAACCGCCTCGGCCTGTGTTCTATTATGTGagatgcataaaaaaaaaaaaaagtaatctttgCTTCTGCGGGGGAAGGGAGCTGAGGtagggctgggagcagcaccGGGGGCTTGCGCAGGGTCCCAGGGCAGAGAAGGGGTCCCAAGTGAGGGCAGCTCAGGCCGGGATGGCTTGCCAACTGTCCTGGGGGGTCAGGTAGGCACAGGAGGTTCCCCCCGGCTTGGACTGGGGTGTTTCAGGAGGCAGAGACTCTTCCCTGGAGCAGATTTTCACTGCGGCACGGGGGCAGGAGATTGCGAGACCGTTGGTCCAGGGGCCATTTCAGACACATCCCTGAAACGAGCTCCAGGGCGAAGCTCCGTcacagacacaaacacacacacacgtgtgtaaTTCTCACCCTTCGTCGCAGGAAGGGATGAGCCATGTACTATAAATACTTCTTCAGGGCCAAAGGAAATAACAAGGCAGCACAGAAGAGGGGTCTGGGCACTAGCAGAGCCCTTCAGGAAGATGGTGGAAGCAGTTGACAGGCGGGTTATTAATAGCTCGGCCGCTACGGCATTTCTTCCAGCAGCGGAGGCAGGCAGTGGGCGAGCGCTCTCCGGCCCGGGAAGCACAAGGaacatctttcctttctgagcCCCATCTTGCACAACCAAGTGGGTTCGTTATCCCTCCCAACCCGCTCGTTACAGAGGGGCGGAAGAGGCATCGGAGCCAGATCCGTGAAGGAAAACATCTCCAGCGCAAAGGGGCACGAAGCCACgctctgctctgcccctgcTTTCGCTGCCCAGGCAAGCGCTTCTGCAAATCCTTTCCAAAGCGTTtcagaaggcaggcaggagctgatCTACtttgtggggagggagggacgtgggaggggagggggccgcgCAGCTTTGCAGCAGAGCGCTGATGAATGGAGCCTTTGTGCTCGCTGCTGCAGCGCCGTTACCACGTCAACCTTCAGCGGAGGAAGAAAACGGGCCAGCTCCGCTCCCCCCATCCGCCCGACCCCGGCTCCCTTCGTGCGCTGCCTTTTGTCTGGGCCACCAGCAAGGACTCGACACGCAGCTCTGTAAATAGCTCCAGATCTGGGTCACCTCATACGGCCAAAGCGCCTTTCCCCAGGTGCGGACACAGCCCCACGCACTCCAGGGGTGGCCGTGCTTGTACCAGGGTGTCTGGGAGCAGGGCACGCAGGGGCGAGTGGATCGCCCCTTCAGCGGGTTCCTGGGAACAGCCAGCAGCCAGACAACACTTCACACGCCCCACTATTTTCGGTTCTCAAAGAGGATAAAAATCTCCTCTCCCCCAGTCCTGCACACAGAGATGTGAAACTCCTAAGCAAAATCTCTGCCAGGTAAGGAAAAGCTTCCCCACCTCACACTGGGGCAACTTCAGGGGGAAAGAGGGTGATTTTCAGGCAGCGTTTAACCTCCACCTGCAAAACTCAAGTCCCTTTAGGGCAGCCTTTGATAATGAGCCGCTTCCAGAAGCAGCCAGCGGGACTGCAGCCGCTGGAGCACAGAGCAGGTCCTCAGCACACAGCCTGCGCTACGCAGGGGATGCCGGAGCCTGCTGGTGAGCCCTGCTGGGGACGGGATACGGCCACAGCGCTCGTGCATCAGCAAAGAACTGGCTTTACCTTCAGGTCCGTGTTGAGAATCCAGATGAACGTGCAGACCCTGGGGTTGCTGGGACATTTCAGTACGATGAATCCTCCGGGCCCGTTCTCACCCCTGTGGGGAACCAAGAGCACACAGTCAGAGCCGGGGCCGGATGAAAAGCCGTTCGCTAACGCTCTGGGGTGCACCGCACCGATCCTGCGCtagctcctgcagcagcagccaccccCTCTGCCTGGCAGCGAGGACTAGAGCCCAGCGGGGTAAGAGCAGATGCGCAGAGTGCCCGGGAAGGTATCTGCTTTGGCTGCAAGGCACACGAGCAAGCACGGCAAGGCAGGTTTCCCACAGGTGCCTTGGCAGCGGTGGTGCCAGGGCTGCCGCAGGGCTGCCGGCTGAGAAGCAGCCTCTGCCTCTGGACTGTGCCAGCCCAGCCGACGCCGGCTCTTCACCGCGGGGAGGTTTCCGAGGCACAACCCTGTGGAAATGGGTGCAAACAAGAGGTCCCAGGAAAGCCAAGCGGCCAGGGAAACCCTGCGCAGTCAGGACAGGCTTGGCGCGGGGAGCCTTGTCACTACAGCCCCCAGATCCTTCTTCGCACCATCTGATCTGTCTCAGAGACGAGAGCTGTGCTCACACACAGAGCCCAAATACAGATTTCCCTTCCCTGTTCAGGAACACACTATTTTTGCTGCATACATttgtaaaaagatttttctagGCCCTGAAGTCCCCAGCTCTTAAATAGACTGAGGCAGCTATAACGGCTCTGAGTTAAAATGTCAATTACTGTAACCAGATtattaggaaaaacaaagtcagtGCGCGAAGTGGCACAGCTGGGCCCCAGGCAGTGGAGCAGACAGTAACAAGGAGTCCTTGTTTGATGAGACTAACCCCGCCGAGATCTATCACCAGCCAGGCGAAGCTGTCCCTTCGGAAGGGGAGAGGCCAAAGACCTGCCGACACTTTGGGAGCCAGTCCATCCTGACGCAGCTTTTTTCACCCACGGGGCCATCTCTCAATGTCCACAGCCTTTAAAGTCAGTAAGTGACTGGCTTACAAGAAGCAAAAGGCATCCGAGAGGCTCAAAGCGAGCCACAGTCAGCTGTTTACTGCCCctcagaaatggcagctggcCCTGTTTGGGAATTAACTGTTACATAAACAGGATGCAGACTGGGTTGGGGTTTGTGCTGTTACTGGTCAGCACCTCCACTCCCCTGAGCTGGGAAACACCCGAGCAACACTGAACAGCACAGAGAGTTTCTTTaacaaaggaagaagaacaaGGGAAGCAAGGTTTAGTTCCACAAATAGATTAGCTTCCTGCAAACGCTGCCAGAAAGACAGCAGGGTTTTCATTTAAGTGGCTCTCTGCCCTAAGCTTAAGCAAAGCGTGTGTGTCAGATACCAGCTAAAAAAATAGAACCTGCCTCTTACCTGACATACTTGGAGAGCGGAGGCTTCAGGCTGTGCGTGGTCGACATCCCTGAGGAAATGTACCTGTCTCTTCTTCTCTCGATCCGGCGCACGTTCACAAAATCCCTAAGCAAAGAAAGGGCGCTGActgctttaaaatgtgcatGGGACTTTGAAGGAGCAGATCCTGCTCTCCGGACTGCTGGGAAAGGCTGTGGCAGGGGTATGTCAACATACagacaaagcacagcacagcacttaTCAGGGAGACCGACTGACTGACTGAGACAGCTTTTGAGCTTCGAGACTCCTGCCAGAAAGGTCTGGAGGAGACTTCAGGGGCTTCTTGCCTTTGGGAGCATTACCCgcacagccagccagccctgcctcgTTGACTCTGGGAGCTCCCAGCCAGTGAagaggggcagagctggggcagaaTGCTCTCACTACAGTCCGATGCTTCTCTCCACATTTTAGGAGGGTGTTTAGGGGCTCAGTACAAAACAGACAGTGGAATAAACTGACCTTGGGGAAACAACAccgcctgcagccccagctgccacGTCGTACGAGACGATCGTGTTGTCTTCAACCCGCTGCAagatctgggggggggggggggaggtaggGAAAGAAGAGACATTTCTTCAGACTGTGCCTGCAGGTCCACACGTGCCAACAGCTGGGTGATACGGACCCTCCCCTAAAACAGCACCAGGATTCAAAGCAACTAGAGTGTCTTTAGCAGCTGATCTGAGGCTGAGGGGGACAAGCTCTTTGGCAGTGTGTGCACAGGTTTGTCTCCTGCTCTGGGACTGGtccctctgcttttccagggGGGGACAGGCATTGCCTCCAGATCCCTGCCACACCAACAGCACAAAACGCCCAAACCCTACCAAGCAAAAGCAGGCTTGGCTCAGCCGCTGGCCCATCTCCCTGCCCACCTCATGGGCTTTTGGATGGGCACATGCATGCAGCTGGCTACCGCAGAGCATTCGGATCGTACGGATGAACAGTGGAGATTTAACGCCTCAGTGACTCGGATCCAGCTAAGCTCCAGTAGGGCCTCGGCACCGCCGACAGCCGGTGTTGGACTGGGAAGCTCCAACTCTCCGCTCCAAGGAGCTCCTGTGATTAAGCCATCTTTGTCCGGCACGCTTACCTGGCAAGCTGCCACTGTTCTGTTCCACAGGATCATCTTCTCGGGCTGGAGAATAACCTCCTGGTAAACTGTTTCAGCAGAGCACTGCAGGAAAGCCTGAGGACAGAGCCAGAGCAGTTAGCCAGTCCCCTGCTCCACCTTggtaagattatttttaaggaacGCAGGGCAGATCACAAAGAACAACTGGGATAATACAGGACAGGAGCGGCGAGGCAGGCTTGGCTCAAGTGCATGCAAAGCCAAGGCTGTCACCCCTCTGCCACAGTGCTCTCATTCCCAGGGGCCTGGAGGGCACACACAGAGTTGGAGAGGACAGACCAGACCTCAGGTTTCGGCAGTCCCTGAACTGCTGCCTGCCGAGGTCTGTGCTGGTATAAGAGAGGGCAAGTGTCTGTCTGTAACACGGCGAGACAGACGGACCTTGGGGCTGACTCAGGCTGGCTCCTCTCCCACCCTCACCCCACTTTATCAGCAGTTCTGCTGTGTGCGCGATTGCTTTGGGAAGTTGCTGAAAAGCTATTCTGAGCTCCGGCAAAGGCAACATTCGTTTCTCGACATCCCCGTGGGACAGGGGATCTTTGGAGGCAAATGGTTAATGCAGTAAAGTGGGACCATCCAGCTTTTTCTCGCAAATACAGAGCTGCTCCAttggcagctcctgccagcgAGGCAACATATGCACTGGAACAAAGAAAAGCCACCGCAGCACCAATGCTTCATTAAAGCGTGGTTTACAGCCAAGCCACTCCAGCGAGAGGGCACAGAGCAAGGCACTTCCGAGCAGCTCTTCTCaatgccaggcagcagcagacgCACACTCAGCCCTGGTCTTGCTGGCAATTAGTTCCAATTAGCCTCCTTGGTCAGATTAGTCCTAGATGCTGGGGTTGGAAGCGAGTCTTGCAGTCACCTGCTCCCACTTCTACCAGCAGAGACTGGGGCCCAGCATATTTGCTGGGGAGTTTGTCTGCCAGCCAAGGGGCTTTCCTGGAGAGATTCCCTAGAGCGTGCAGTGCAGTTCATCTGTCTCAAGCAAAGAGTGTGCTTTGCAGCCTGACCTGTCCTGCCAGGGCTAGGAGAGACCATGAAAGCTGAGCCGTGGCTCCGAGCAGAGCAGTTGCTCTTTGCCTGTACCACACAGACTAAGG
Proteins encoded in this window:
- the LOC115344980 gene encoding telethonin, producing the protein MAGSAPRPHGGGGTDRGLGCHRRVANGRWAHGAERGRTHTHGVTHVSPVPPPAPPPPPGLPRGGPWHPPVPAVPATHPKIASAGPYKRDGWVGGAAATCWCRVRWYAAGGLLSGARLGCRVREEDVGRRETFSAEWLDLELSTRPEDGWCRREVDEQRRETVEHRGEMRVLEQRSPWGLLRFGFLGQPLTQHLLPYARTLPLPLFAPPDLRGAKAGVPRTLSRSLSHEAQRG